DNA sequence from the Halorussus limi genome:
GATGCCTTTCGCGCCGAGTTTGTCGAACATACGTCGGGGTGGGTTCGGGCGTAACTTAAACTCCCTTGCTCCGGCGGCGGGACGACGAACGACGGCGGATTTAAACCTCCCCGTCTCCAAACCGGAAATATGAGTGACAACGACGGCGGACGGCGGAAGAACCTCCGCATGCCCGACGACGACGAGGTTTTCGCCACTGTCACGAATATGCTCGGGGCGAACCGCGTAAAAGTACGATGTGCCGACGGAACTGAGCGCACCGCTCGGATTCCGGGCAAGATGCAAAAGCGCATTTGGATTCGAGAGGACGACGTGGTGCTGGTCGAACCGTGGGACTGGCAGGACGAGAAGGCCGACATCAAGTGGCGCTACGACAAGCAGGAAGCCGACCAACTCCGCGAAGAAGGCCACATCCAGTAGAGACGCGGGCCGTCCTCCGGCGCTCTCGCTCGCGGGAGAGCGACCGGTCGGACGACGTTCGGCCGCTTCGCCCGAACGGCTCTGACGCTACCTCCGACGGAAGTAGTTGGACTTTTTCACCGACAAAGTAACGTCGGCGTCGGGTGGTTACGTCTGTGTCAGGGCACCAGACCCCAATAGGCAAGAACGCGGGATTGCGATTACCCGTTAAGTGTTTAGTCCCTACTGTTCGGTATGTCATCACAGCAGTCCGAAACCGACGACCCCGAGGTAGCCCACGACGAGGAGATTCCGACCGCAATCGAGGCCATCCGGTCCCGACGGTCGGGTCACAACTTCGACCCCGACGCCAAGCTCGACGACGAGACGCTCGAAGCGCTGATTCGAGACGCCGCGCTCGCGCCCTCGTCGTACAACCTCCAGCCGTGGGAGTTCGTCGCCGTGCAGAACGACGACGCGCTCGACGAGGTCGTGGAACTGGCTTACGGGCAGGAACACGTCAAGGAAGCCGGCACCGCGATTCTGGTGGTCGGCCACACCGAACCCGAGACGGCCGACCGCGTCTTCGAGGAGTGGGTCGAAGCGGGCCGCTTCGACGCGGAGACCGGCGAGCAGGTCAAAGAGCAGACGGTCGCCGGCTACCAGAGCGAGCAGGCCGGGCGCGACTACGGCATCCGGAACGCCAGCCTCGCGGCCCAGAACCTGCTGCTGTCGGCCCACGCCCGCGGCCTGACCGCCACGCCGATGAGCGGTTTCGACTTCGAGGGGATGGCCGAGTTCCTCGACCTGCCCGAGGACAAGATTCCGGTGATGCTCATCGCCGTCGGACCGAGCGGCGGCGAGGAACCCGAGCGACTCCCGCGACGCGACGTCGAGGAGATTCTCCACCGCGAGACGTACTGAAGTCTACTCCCTCGTACCGAAGCCCACCCTTTTATCGCTGGGCGCGCTAGGTCCGGTCAGATGACGGAGGAGCACAGCCTGCTCGAACCCGAGAACGTCGAGGGCGTCGGGGACGAGTGGGAGGAGATAGACGTATCCGACACCGAGGCCGACAAAGTCCAGCGCCAGCGCGACCGGGAGTTCAACGAGTTCCGCGAGCGATTGAAGAACACCGAACAGTTCAAAGTCGAGCAGTCGGTGTTCGACGACGCCACGCTGGCGGCCCTCTACAAACTGGTTCAGGACGGCTACGTGCAGGCGTTCGGCGGCCCCATCTCCTCGGGGAAAGAGGCGAACGTCTACACCGCACTCGGGAGCGAGGAACGCGGCGAGGTAGCGGTGAAGGTCTACCGCATCAACGCCTCGGACTTCCGGGACATGCGCGAGTACCTCGTCGGCGACCCCCGGTTCGAGGAGTTGGGCGGCAACAAGAAGCGGGTCGTCCTCGCGTGGACCCGCAAGGAGTTCGCCAACCTCAAGCGCGCCCGGAAGGCCGGCGTGCGCGTCCCCGAACCCATCGCGGTCCAACGGAACGTCCTCGTCATGGAGTTTCTGGGGTCCGACGGCGAGCGCGCGCCGACCCTCGACGACGCCCACCTCGAAAATCCCGAGACCACCTTCGAGGTGGTCCGCGAGTACATGCGACGACTCTACGACGCCGGACTGGTCCACGGCGACCTGAGCGAGTACAACATCATCGTCCACGACGGCGAACTCGTCATCATCGACCTCGGTCAGGCCGTGACGATTCACCACCCTAACAGCGACGACTTCCTGACGCGGGACTGCGCCAACGTCGCCTCCTTCTTCCAGCGACAGGGGATGGACGTTCACGGCGACGAGTTGGAGGCGTGGATTCGGGAGAACGCCGACCCGGACAAGTGAGTCGGAGCGTCGGCCGGGCGAGCGGTCGGCGAAACGCTGATACTCCCGGAGCGGCTACGTGAACTCGATGGAGTCCGCTCTCCGCACTTGGCGCTGGCAGTCGCCCGGAGAGCGGACAGTGTCGTAACCGAGGGCGCACCGGCCTTCACCGGGCGTCCGAGGCGGCGGCGCTCACTCGCTTTCTCGCGCATCGACTTCCGAGCGCCAGCCACCCGTATCCAGACACATGGCAGAAGACACCACGACAGACGACACCGCAACCGAAAACGCCGCGACGGACGACGCGACGCGAGACGCCGAGTTCACCGTCACCCCCGACACCGTCGAGGGCGACGTCGACTACCGCGAACTGCTCGAACGCTTCGGCGCGGACGAACTGACCGACGAACAGGTAGCCCGCTTCCCCGACCCGCACCCGATGGTTCGCCGGAAGGTGTTCTACGCGGGCCGGGACGTTGACAGGTTCCTCGACGCCGTAGAGCGTGGCTCTGCAGGCAACTCGACGCAGGTCGACGAGGCCGCGGAGTCGGGCGAGACCGTCTCGCTCGTGACAGGCGTCGGCCCCTCGGGACCGATGCACGTCGGCCACGCGATGCACTTCTACCACGCCAAGCACCTCCAAGAGCGGACCGGCGCGCACGTCTACGTCCCCGTGTCGGACGACGAGAAGTACTTCGGGAAGGACCTCTCGCTGGCCGAGGTCGGCGAGTACGCGCGCGAGAACCTGCGCGACCTGCTGGCAGTCGGCTTCGACCCCGAGCGAACCCGCATCGTGGTCGATACCGCCGACGCTGACGTGATATATCCGCTCGCGGCCCAGTTCGCCAAGCACGTCACCCAGTCGACGATGGAGGCGACGTATGGGCGACCCGACAACGTCGGGGCGTCGTTCTACCCCGCCGTCCAAATCGCCCATCTGCTCTTGCCCCAACTGGTCCACGGGCGACACGCCAGCCTCGTTCCCATCGCGGCCGACCAAGACCCCCACGTCCGCCTCGCGCGCGACGTTGCGGGGAAAGAGCGCTTCGACGTGGACAAGCCCGCGGCCCTGCTGAGCAAGTTCCTGCCGACGCTCGACGGGCCGGGGAAGATGAGCAGTTCGGACAGCGCGCCCGCCATCTACCTCACCGACGACCGCGAGACGGTCGAGGAGAAGGTCCAGACCCACGCCTACTCCGGCGGACGGTCGAGCCTCGACGCTCACCGCGAACACGGCGGCGCCCCCGAGGTGGACGTCGCCTACCAACTGCTCGCGTTCTTCTTCGAGGAGGACGACGCGACCCTCGATAGACTCGCTCGGGAGTACCGGGCGGGCGACCTCCTCAGCGGGGAACTCAAGGCCTACGCCGCCGAGAAAATCGGAGACCTCCTCGAAGGCCATCGGGAGCGCCGCGAGCGCATCGACGACCTCGAAGCCGAGTTCGAGAAGTACCGGCTCACCGACGACGAACGCGAGCGCGCGCTCCCGGAGGGCGTCGGTCGCTTCGACTGACCAGTGGCGGTTTTTCTATTCGTTCGCACGCGGACGAAGGCTTAAAAGACCCCGAGCGAGTACGTATTCGCATGCAACACGTGAAGATTCCGCAGGACCGAATCGGTGTTCTCATCGGCGAAGGAGGTGAGACGATGCGCGAAATCGAGAGTCGCGCGGAGGTGCGACTCGACATCGACTCCGAGAACGGGAAGGTCGAGATCGAGAAGAACGGCGACCCCATCCTCGGCCTCAAGGGACCGGAGATCGTGAAGGCCATCGGCCGCGGGTTCGCGCCCGACGAGGCGCTCACGCTTCTGGACGACGACATGATGATGTTCGACATCATCGACATCGACGCCGCCGCCCGGAACAAGAACGACCTCGAACGCCAGAAGGGGCGACTCATCGGCGAGAACGGCCGGACTCGGGAACTCATGGAGGAGTTGACCGGCGCGAGCGTCGTCATCTACGGCACCACGATGGGCGTCATCGGCAGTCCCAAGCAGGTCGACGTCGTCCGGAGCGCCGCCGAGATGATTCTCGACGGTGCGCCCCACGGGTCGGTGTACTCGTTCCTCGAACGCAAGCGCAACGAGATGAAGCGCGAGGGGATGGAGTTCCACCAGTTCCCCGGATAGGCGTCCTCTTCTTTCGGAGCGTTCGGCAGTTTCGGCTCGGGGTTTCGTTGTCACAGCGGTATCGTCGAGCGTTCCCTCAGTAATGTTACTCTTCTAATATGTAGAGAAGCGATGAAATACAGAGACGCCCGTCTCGGAATCGAAATCGAGTGCGTCTCTGTCCGAGCCGACGGTTCGCACCATAGTATATAAAACCCGATGTGATAACCATTCCCATATCATGTGTCGGCTTCTGTGCATGGCGTTCTCACGGCGTTTAGGGAAAGGTTTATGTAGAATGGCAATCAATCATTGCAACGAACATGGCACAACGAATGGGCAACCAGCCGATGATTGTACTTTCCGAGGACAGCCAGCGCACCTCCGGGAAGGACGCGCAGTCGATGAACATCACCGCCGGGACCGCCGTCGCCGAGGCCGTTCGGACGACGCTCGGTCCGAAAGGGATGGACAAGATGCTCGTGGACTCCACGGGCGAAGTCGTCGTCACGAACGACGGCGTGACCATCCTCAAGGAGATGGACATCGAGCACCCCGCGGCCAACATGGTCGTGGAAGTCTCCGAGACGCAGGAGGACGAGGTCGGCGACGGGACGACCAGCGCGGTCGTCGTCGCCGGTGAACTCCTCGAAAAGGCCGAGGACCTCCTCGAACAGGACATCCACGCGACCACGCTCGCGCAGGGGTACCGTCAGGCCGCCGAGAAGGCCAAGGACATCCTCGAAGAGAAGGCCATCGACGTGGACGCCGACGACACCGAATACCTCGAGAAGATCGCGTCCACCGCGATGACCGGCAAGGGCGCGGAGAACTCCAAGGAGTACCTCGCCGAACTCGTCGTCCGCGCGGTCCAGAGCGTCGCCGACGAGGACGGCGTCGACACGGACAACGTCAAGGTCGAGACGGTCGTCGGCGGTTCCATCGACCAGTCCGAACTCGTCGAAGGCGTCATCGTGGACAAGGAGCGCGTCCACGAGAACATGCCCTACTTCGTCGAGGACGCGAACATCGCCCTGCTCGACGACGCCCTCGAAATCAAGGAGACCGAAATCGACGCCGAGGTCAACGTCACCGACCCCGACCAGCTTCAGCAGTTCCTCGACCAGGAAGAGGAGCAGCTCCGCGAGATGGTCGACAAGCTCGAAGAGGTCGGCGCCGACGTCGTCTTCGTGGACGGCGGCATCGACGACATGGCCCAGCACTTCCTCGCGGAAGCGGGCATCATCGCGGTCCGCCGCGCCAAGTCCGACGACCTGAGCAAGCTGGCCCGCTCGACCGGCGCGAACATCGTCAGCAGCGTCAAGGACATCGAGGCCGACGACCTCGGCTTCGCCGGCTCCGTCGCCCAGAAGGACGTCGGCGGCGACCAGCGCATCTTCGTCGAGGACGTCGAAGAGGCCAAGTCCGTCAGCCTCATCCTCCGCGGCGGCACCGAACACGTCGTGGACGAAGTCGAGCGCGCCATCGAGGACAGTCTCGGCGTCGTGCGCGTCACGCTGGAGGACGGCAAGGTCGTCCCCGGCGGCGGCGCGCCCGAGACGGAACTCGCGCTCGAACTGCGCGACTACGCCGACTCCGTCGGCGGCCGCGAACAGCTCGCGGTCGAAGCGTTCGCCGACACCCTCGAAGTCATCCCGCGCACCCTCGCCGAGAACGCGGGTCTCGACCCCATCGACTCGCTGGTCGACCTCCGCAGTCAGCACGACGGCGGTAACTTCAACGCGGGTCTCGACGCCTACACCGGCGACATCGTGGACATGGAGGAGGACGGCGTGGTCGAGCCGCTCCGAGTCAAGACGCAGGCCATCGAGTCCGCCACCGAGGCGGCCGTCATGCTGCTCCGCATCGACGACGTCATCGCCGCGGGCGACCTGAAAGGCGGTCAGGTCGACAGCGACGACGGCGGCGACCCCGGCGCTGGCGGCCCCGGCGGCGGTATGGGCGGCGGCATGGGCGGCATGGGCGGTATGGGCGGTATGGGCGGCGCGATGTAAGCTAGGCCCACCGCCTCGCTTCACCGCTCCACCGACGCTCGACCGCACCGACCGACCATCCGATTCAGTTGCGCGCTGTCGTCTGGCACCGCGTCCCGGAACCCATTTCGTTCTGCTTTCTTCGCGTCCGCCGACCGAACAGCGTTCGCTGCGGGCGGCGCAGTCGAATCTGGC
Encoded proteins:
- the rio1 gene encoding serine/threonine-protein kinase Rio1, whose product is MTEEHSLLEPENVEGVGDEWEEIDVSDTEADKVQRQRDREFNEFRERLKNTEQFKVEQSVFDDATLAALYKLVQDGYVQAFGGPISSGKEANVYTALGSEERGEVAVKVYRINASDFRDMREYLVGDPRFEELGGNKKRVVLAWTRKEFANLKRARKAGVRVPEPIAVQRNVLVMEFLGSDGERAPTLDDAHLENPETTFEVVREYMRRLYDAGLVHGDLSEYNIIVHDGELVIIDLGQAVTIHHPNSDDFLTRDCANVASFFQRQGMDVHGDELEAWIRENADPDK
- a CDS encoding nitroreductase family protein, with the protein product MSSQQSETDDPEVAHDEEIPTAIEAIRSRRSGHNFDPDAKLDDETLEALIRDAALAPSSYNLQPWEFVAVQNDDALDEVVELAYGQEHVKEAGTAILVVGHTEPETADRVFEEWVEAGRFDAETGEQVKEQTVAGYQSEQAGRDYGIRNASLAAQNLLLSAHARGLTATPMSGFDFEGMAEFLDLPEDKIPVMLIAVGPSGGEEPERLPRRDVEEILHRETY
- a CDS encoding KH domain-containing protein — protein: MQHVKIPQDRIGVLIGEGGETMREIESRAEVRLDIDSENGKVEIEKNGDPILGLKGPEIVKAIGRGFAPDEALTLLDDDMMMFDIIDIDAAARNKNDLERQKGRLIGENGRTRELMEELTGASVVIYGTTMGVIGSPKQVDVVRSAAEMILDGAPHGSVYSFLERKRNEMKREGMEFHQFPG
- a CDS encoding tryptophan--tRNA ligase, with the translated sequence MAEDTTTDDTATENAATDDATRDAEFTVTPDTVEGDVDYRELLERFGADELTDEQVARFPDPHPMVRRKVFYAGRDVDRFLDAVERGSAGNSTQVDEAAESGETVSLVTGVGPSGPMHVGHAMHFYHAKHLQERTGAHVYVPVSDDEKYFGKDLSLAEVGEYARENLRDLLAVGFDPERTRIVVDTADADVIYPLAAQFAKHVTQSTMEATYGRPDNVGASFYPAVQIAHLLLPQLVHGRHASLVPIAADQDPHVRLARDVAGKERFDVDKPAALLSKFLPTLDGPGKMSSSDSAPAIYLTDDRETVEEKVQTHAYSGGRSSLDAHREHGGAPEVDVAYQLLAFFFEEDDATLDRLAREYRAGDLLSGELKAYAAEKIGDLLEGHRERRERIDDLEAEFEKYRLTDDERERALPEGVGRFD
- the thsA gene encoding thermosome subunit alpha, encoding MGNQPMIVLSEDSQRTSGKDAQSMNITAGTAVAEAVRTTLGPKGMDKMLVDSTGEVVVTNDGVTILKEMDIEHPAANMVVEVSETQEDEVGDGTTSAVVVAGELLEKAEDLLEQDIHATTLAQGYRQAAEKAKDILEEKAIDVDADDTEYLEKIASTAMTGKGAENSKEYLAELVVRAVQSVADEDGVDTDNVKVETVVGGSIDQSELVEGVIVDKERVHENMPYFVEDANIALLDDALEIKETEIDAEVNVTDPDQLQQFLDQEEEQLREMVDKLEEVGADVVFVDGGIDDMAQHFLAEAGIIAVRRAKSDDLSKLARSTGANIVSSVKDIEADDLGFAGSVAQKDVGGDQRIFVEDVEEAKSVSLILRGGTEHVVDEVERAIEDSLGVVRVTLEDGKVVPGGGAPETELALELRDYADSVGGREQLAVEAFADTLEVIPRTLAENAGLDPIDSLVDLRSQHDGGNFNAGLDAYTGDIVDMEEDGVVEPLRVKTQAIESATEAAVMLLRIDDVIAAGDLKGGQVDSDDGGDPGAGGPGGGMGGGMGGMGGMGGMGGAM
- the eif1A gene encoding translation initiation factor eIF-1A, with product MSDNDGGRRKNLRMPDDDEVFATVTNMLGANRVKVRCADGTERTARIPGKMQKRIWIREDDVVLVEPWDWQDEKADIKWRYDKQEADQLREEGHIQ